The stretch of DNA GCGTTGAGAATGCGGCTGGGAGCAAGAGAGTCGTCGGCATCGGCCTGGGAAACACCAGGGTCCGCCCCAACCAAAAACCCCCGACCACCAAGAGAACCCCCAGGAACACGGAAACGTGAAGGCTCACCATCGGTTCGACTTCCCGCCGCACCTTGGCCACCCGCAGGGCCCGCCGCAAAAGGAGTGGAATCAACATCCCTTTAACGAGCGCCGTGCCGATCCCAATCAACCCGTAATGAATGCCTACACCGGAACCGCCCGAAGCGAAGAGAAAGAGAAGGACCGCTAACAACAACCCTTGCAGCGCGGAGGCTCGAATGCAAGCCTCCATCCGGCTCGTAGCCAACAAGTAGAGATCGATTAAAACGACCAACAGAAGAAAAAAATCCGTGATTCCGGTCATCCGAGCCCACGCAGGAAAAGGATACCGATGCCGACGATCCCAAGGGCCGAGGCGCCCAACAAAAACTGAGGAATTCGCGGCAACCGAAGGCGCGCTAGAATCGATTCCGTAACTCCCACGAGAACGGCGACGAAACCGCACTCCAAGAGAACGGTCACCGAGGAAAACGCGGTATCGAGACCGCCGCCCGGAAAAATCGCCCGGACAAATAGAACGGTCATGAGAAATAGTTTTATGGAGCTCCCATACAGGATAAACGCCAAGTCCACGCCGCTGTGGTCCAACACCATGACTTCGTGAACCATCGTAAGTTCCAAGTGTGTGGCCGGGTCATCCACGGGCATTCGTGAATTTTCCGTCAGGAACACAACGCTGAGCGCGAGCAACAAACACAATAAAAGGGGCGCCGCACGCAACCAACCGGTCCAGACGACCGGCTGCAGCGCTTCGGCAAACGTGAGGCTCTTGGCCTGGAGTCCCAAAATCACCAGGGACAAAATCAACGCCGGCTCGACAAGAGCGGAGAACGTCGCCTCGCGGCTCGCCCCCATCCCTTCGAAACTGGAGCCTGTATCCATGGCCGCCAGGACGATAAAGAATCTTCCGAGTCCCAAAAGGTAAGCGAAGAGAATCATGTCTCCGACAAAACCGATCGGCGTTTGGGAAGAAACAATGGGGATCAAGAGTCCGGCGGCGATGACGCAAACGAGGGACACGACCGGCCCCGCGGGAAAGATCCAGGACGTCGAAGAGCTGTAGACCGTCCCCTTTTGAACCAATTTGATGAGATCGAAGTAGGGCTGAAGAACGGGCGGCCCTTTTCTTCCCCCAAACCACGCTTTGGTTTTTCCGATCACGCCCGACAAGAGGGGCGGAAAGAAAAACAGAATCGCCAAATGGACGACGAGGTTCATCGGATTTTCCAGAAGAGAATCAAGATCAACGTAATCAGAATATACAAAAGATAGGATTGCAGCTGGCCTTGTTGGAGAACCTTGAGACGACGAAACATCAAGATGATTTTCGTCGCAATCGGCGTCCAAACATTTTCCAAACTTCGATCCACCAAGTGTTCGCCAAAGAGGGCGCTACTCGGGAAGTATCCTTGCGGAGGCTGATTTCGTTTTCTGGATAGAAGAACGGCCCCAAACGATCGGAGAAGCGGCTGAGCAAACGAACCCGCGGTATATTGCATCCGTGCGGTGGGAAAACTATAGCCGCAGCCCCAGGTAGTTCCCCATCGAATCTCTTGATGTTGAAGCAGCTTGTGCCGCAGAAAGAAAAGCGCGCCCAAGAAGCAAAGGAGCAAAAGGGCCGTCCGTGAAATCAACTGAAGAGAGTCTCCGACTTCCTCGGGGAAAACGGCCGTGGCACTCAGCACACCGATGGGTCTCGCCACGATGAGAATCGCCCACTGGGGAAATAAACCGATTCCCACGCAAGCTGCCGCGCCCAAGATCATGGCCACTTTCATCGCACCTTCCGATTTCTGAATAGGGCCGTGAATCTTCGAGCGAGGTTGGCCTAGAAACGCCACACCAAATGCTTTTGCAAAACAAGCCGCCGCTAAGCCTCCGATGAGCGCCAACGAAACGATGGAGGCCACGCAGACCCCCGAGGCGACACTTCGAAATTCAAATATCGCATAAAACGACGCCATGTAGATGAGCCACTCGCTCACAAAACCGTTCAGGGGAGGAAGGCCGCTGATGGCCGCGGATCCGATCAGAAACGTTCCGCCGGTCACCGGCATTTTGGGCAAGAGTCCGCCCATGGCTTCAAGATTTCGAGCACCGGTTTGGTGGAGGATGTGTCCGGCCCCTTGAAAGAGAAGCCCCTTGAACAGGGCATGGTTCAACACGTGAAGGAGGGCTCCCGCGTAACCCAAAAAAACGATCACCGGTTTGTCGTAGCTCTGTCCCAACAGCCCGACGCCGATCCCCAGGGCGATAATCCCGATGTTCTCAATGCTGTGATAAGCC from Bdellovibrionota bacterium encodes:
- a CDS encoding hydrogenase; this encodes MTGITDFFLLLVVLIDLYLLATSRMEACIRASALQGLLLAVLLFLFASGGSGVGIHYGLIGIGTALVKGMLIPLLLRRALRVAKVRREVEPMVSLHVSVFLGVLLVVGGFWLGRTLVFPRPMPTTLLLPAAFSTLFIGFLILVSRKKAITQVVGYLVLENGVFLCGMGLVRDLPFVVELGILLDVLVGVFVMGIAVHHIAHEFDDIDVGLMVSLRE
- a CDS encoding proton-conducting transporter membrane subunit codes for the protein MLAILAVSALFSLLIHRVHSLRSFQIGMWGCVAACVVGLGGSVFALLSGEQIADRKIGSLPLGEIVVGLDGLSASFLLCVCVVCGLASLYALDYFKSEAGKGRSGVATFLFNVLVISMMGVVMAHDAISFLVSWEIMTISSFFLVAYEHERSEVRKASLIYLIASHIGVIAIFVLFALLARHTGNYRFDGFLSSPLSDASLTTACFFLALVGFGTKAGIWLLHIWLPEAHPAAPSHVSAVMSGVMIKMGIYGLLRTLTFLGTPPPEWGLLLIGVGIVSGISGVLHALGQHDLKRLLAYHSIENIGIIALGIGVGLLGQSYDKPVIVFLGYAGALLHVLNHALFKGLLFQGAGHILHQTGARNLEAMGGLLPKMPVTGGTFLIGSAAISGLPPLNGFVSEWLIYMASFYAIFEFRSVASGVCVASIVSLALIGGLAAACFAKAFGVAFLGQPRSKIHGPIQKSEGAMKVAMILGAAACVGIGLFPQWAILIVARPIGVLSATAVFPEEVGDSLQLISRTALLLLCFLGALFFLRHKLLQHQEIRWGTTWGCGYSFPTARMQYTAGSFAQPLLRSFGAVLLSRKRNQPPQGYFPSSALFGEHLVDRSLENVWTPIATKIILMFRRLKVLQQGQLQSYLLYILITLILILFWKIR
- a CDS encoding NADH-quinone oxidoreductase subunit H, which gives rise to MNLVVHLAILFFFPPLLSGVIGKTKAWFGGRKGPPVLQPYFDLIKLVQKGTVYSSSTSWIFPAGPVVSLVCVIAAGLLIPIVSSQTPIGFVGDMILFAYLLGLGRFFIVLAAMDTGSSFEGMGASREATFSALVEPALILSLVILGLQAKSLTFAEALQPVVWTGWLRAAPLLLCLLLALSVVFLTENSRMPVDDPATHLELTMVHEVMVLDHSGVDLAFILYGSSIKLFLMTVLFVRAIFPGGGLDTAFSSVTVLLECGFVAVLVGVTESILARLRLPRIPQFLLGASALGIVGIGILFLRGLG